A single region of the Streptomyces sp. NBC_01262 genome encodes:
- a CDS encoding acyl-CoA carboxylase subunit beta: MLARLSDLETEHAKAIAGGGPKYVERHRARGKLLARERIELLVDADTPFLELSPLAAWGSAYPVGASMVTGIGVIEGTECVITANDPTVRGGASNPWTLKKALRANEIAFANRLPVVNLVESGGADLPSQKEIFIPGGALFRDLTRLSAAGIPTVAVVFGNSTAGGAYVPGMSDHVIMVKERSKVFLGGPPLVKMATGEESDDESLGGADMHARVSGLADYFALDEPDALRLARRVVARLRWTKRGPAPAASYDPPLLDEDGLLDIVPEDLRTPFDPREVIARIADGSEFDEFKPLYGPSLATGWAQVHGYPVGVLANAQGVLFSAESQKAAQFIQLANQRDIPLLFLHNTTGYMVGREYEQGGIIKHGAMMVNAVSNSRVPHISVLMGASYGAGHYGMCGRAFEPRFLFAWPSAKSAVMGPAQLAGVLSIVARQSAEARGQAYDEEADAALRAMVEEQIESESLPMFLSGRLYDDGVIDPRDTRTVLGLCLSAVHSAPVEGARGGFGVFRM; this comes from the coding sequence ATGCTCGCCCGCCTGTCCGACCTGGAGACCGAGCACGCCAAGGCGATCGCCGGCGGCGGACCGAAGTACGTGGAACGCCACCGGGCGCGCGGCAAGCTGCTCGCGCGGGAGCGGATCGAGCTGCTGGTCGACGCGGACACCCCGTTCCTGGAGTTGTCGCCGCTCGCGGCGTGGGGCAGCGCGTACCCGGTGGGCGCGTCGATGGTGACCGGCATCGGGGTGATCGAGGGCACGGAGTGCGTGATCACGGCCAATGACCCGACGGTGCGCGGCGGGGCCAGCAATCCGTGGACGCTGAAGAAGGCGCTGCGCGCGAACGAGATCGCTTTTGCCAACCGGCTGCCCGTGGTCAACCTCGTGGAGTCCGGCGGGGCGGATCTGCCGAGCCAGAAGGAGATCTTCATTCCGGGCGGCGCGCTCTTCCGGGATCTCACCCGGCTGTCGGCGGCCGGAATCCCCACCGTCGCGGTCGTGTTCGGCAATTCGACGGCGGGCGGGGCGTACGTACCGGGGATGTCCGACCACGTGATCATGGTCAAGGAGCGCTCCAAGGTCTTCCTGGGCGGCCCGCCGCTGGTGAAGATGGCCACCGGCGAGGAGTCCGACGACGAGTCGCTCGGCGGCGCCGACATGCACGCGCGGGTCTCCGGCCTCGCCGACTACTTCGCCCTCGACGAGCCGGACGCGCTGCGCCTGGCCCGCCGCGTCGTCGCCCGGCTGAGGTGGACCAAGCGCGGCCCGGCGCCCGCGGCCTCGTACGATCCGCCGCTGCTGGACGAGGACGGGCTGCTCGACATCGTGCCCGAGGACCTGAGAACCCCCTTCGACCCGCGCGAGGTCATCGCGCGCATCGCGGACGGCTCGGAGTTCGACGAGTTCAAGCCGCTGTACGGGCCGAGCCTGGCCACCGGATGGGCGCAGGTGCACGGCTATCCGGTCGGGGTCCTGGCCAATGCGCAGGGGGTGCTGTTCAGCGCCGAGTCGCAGAAGGCCGCGCAGTTCATCCAGCTCGCCAACCAGCGCGACATCCCGCTGCTGTTCCTGCACAACACCACCGGCTACATGGTCGGCAGGGAGTACGAGCAGGGCGGGATCATCAAGCACGGCGCGATGATGGTCAACGCGGTCTCCAACTCCCGCGTCCCGCACATCTCCGTTCTGATGGGCGCGAGTTACGGCGCCGGGCACTACGGCATGTGCGGCCGCGCCTTCGAGCCGCGCTTCCTGTTCGCCTGGCCCAGCGCCAAGTCGGCCGTCATGGGCCCGGCGCAGCTCGCCGGTGTCCTGTCGATCGTCGCGCGGCAGTCGGCGGAGGCGAGAGGGCAGGCGTACGACGAGGAGGCGGACGCCGCGCTGCGGGCGATGGTCGAGGAGCAGATCGAGTCCGAGTCGCTGCCGATGTTCCTGTCGGGGCGGCTGTACGACGACGGGGTCATCGACCCGCGCGACACCCGTACCGTGCTCGGCCTGTGCCTGTCCGCCGTCCACAGCGCCCCGGTCGAGGGCGCGCGGGGCGGCTTCGGCGTCTTCCGGATGTGA